TGGTTACAATTTGTCCTCTTtttcacagatctaggatcagcttaccatCCCTTAGATCTTAACCTTCAATATAAAAGAAAAACCAAACCGACCTTGGAtcagtatagatatatatataataaaactTCAGATTTTTCCATTGTGATTAGGCCTATATGGCATTTGCTGCATATAACACTTGTACAACATTTTGCTGATCCACACAGTTTGTGTTACCAGCCAGGAGGGCATAGAGACAATCTTTAATAAAAAACTAATCTAGGTGATGGACTGGGAGGCATCTACTACTGATGTCCTGACACTCTCTACTTTACCTGcagagccacacacactactTTTCCTGGAAAAatgccacacagacacacacgctccCACAAAGTGAGTGGTATTATCTGCTGTAGTTAATTGTTATGGGTAAATGCAACACCTGGAGGTCAATGTTAAAAGCTTTTGGACATTAAAGCTGAGCCCATCGCATGTCACAATGCCAGGTAGAGCCGAGCGTTGCCAAACTAACTTCCGGTGTCTTTAGTTTTATTGCCAGGGGTGCATTCATTAGCGCAAtccgtagcaaaacattttgcaacggaaaCATTTAGCAATGAAAAGTGATTTTTATTGGACACATTCAGGTTAGTCCCTCCTCCGTTTGGTTCCTAGGGAATACACCCCAAGCAGAATAAGAGCTGCCAAACTAACTTCCTGCTGCGTCCTGGTATTACAGTTAACACATTAACAGTGAGCCATTATGAGACAGATAATAGATAACTCTGCATTTTGGCATAATAGCAGAAACTTTTTACATATTTTCTTTCACTCGCCCTCATAGTCGCATACAGACCCTGGGTAGGTTACCTGGGTAGGTTGGAAATATGAGACTTGATAAAAGAGACAGAacgcgtacacacacagacagagagagacacacacacacatatttgttCTACTCACATAAAGCTGCTCATCATCTGTTTGGTGTCTTCGGAGCTGCGTGAGTTAGCGAAGCTGATGAAGGAGCAGTACACTGCTATCCACGCACACCACTTTAACTGAAACACACAACACAGAAGGTTAAGGAACACAGAATGACCCACATACTATACTTTATaatgcgctgtgtgtgtgtgtcagcttttCTGCATGAGGCTGTAGAAGTGCTGTGGCATAGCCAGACAGTTACTAATGTATGGTGTAAGATAATGTGCCTACGTGTAACAGGTTAAGATCATACTGCAATTTCAATCCACTGCTTGAAATGTCACCATTAGCATTGCTGAATATGTGCCTTTTTCGATGGCGCAACTGGCTAGTATGTTGTCAAGCGGGCGGTCATGTGTGTTTGAGAAGCAGAGGATCACTAGTTCGAGCTCAGTAAGATGACAGGGAGAGTGAAGGAAGATACGTTGCTATGCTAGCACAGGGACACCTGTGCCCTACATAACATTTTAGGACTGATTTCAGTGGCAGCAGAGGGAAAGGTGTTGATTAAAAGAGCCATTCAATAGTTGGTAGCGTCAAGGTTACCGGTGTGCTGGACTTTTCATCAACTCCACTATCGGACGTAGTGACAATTCATCCAATCGTAGAGTAGTAGACCGTCACATTACCTAGGTGGGTGTAACGGTGAATCAGGGATAAGTGACAGAAAGTACTGGCTCCAGTTGATTTGGGGGCACACACCCTTCTAGGATAAACCACTCAGTTGAAAGGCTGGACTTGGCCCCCAGGTGGTAGACTTTAGTCCCGTAAATGGGAATACAGTGGGGTAACTTCTCCTTTGGGAggttacctacctacctacctacctacctacctccctccctccctccctcactcacacaATTAATGGGGGAGGGGCgaggtcatctgtgtgtgtgtgtgtcagtgtggtaAAAACATATGTCTCTGGGTCACCTTCAGCATCAGGCCACACATGCTAAAGATCATGCCGAGTAGGTTCATGTAGTCTGGAGTCGGGTCTTCCAGGGTGGGGTTTGCTTCCGTGCTGGGGGGCTTGTatctgtaacaacaacaaccaagatATGAATGACCCTACCACAAATAACGCAACTAGCTACCTTACTTAGCTATGTCAGTGTAACAACATCTAGTTAGTTCACAAAATGACAGGCGTtctagctagcttgttagctagtcTATAATCGCGTTAGAATAGTGCTGAAGACGTGTGATTTAGCTAAGTAGCTATCTCGTTAGCGCGCAAACCCAACGACATTTACTCAATTGTACTCACCGGATAATTTTGTTTACCCTTTGTGGGCCTGACATGTTGTTTGCGGTCATAATGTCCTTCTTGTTGAGATATTTTTAAGGATTAATTTAGTGGCAAAACGGTGTTGAGTGGGACCCGTCAGCTAGCTCGGCGAATGAAGGGGCGGGGCCTATCAGTTCCGCCGTGCGATGAATGCATTTCAAAATAAATGCTTTAAAGGACGCGAAGGACTCTATCAATGCGGAGGGAGAATGTTCggacttttattttgacacaAATGCTTTTACCCGGAACGAAACGATTATCACAGACAGGAAGTAAACcacacatttgcaaaaatatgaACATTCTGGAGCATAAACTGTAGGGGGAAAAAAAGGACTTGTTCGTTTGCTGTTAGCTAACAGAAATCAATATGAGTCAGTTAATGATTGCTCTCTCATCAAACTAAAGCGAACAAGCAAGGTATTTCAGGTAGATATCTATCCAAGTTCCATGATGCTCTTTCCATAGCACTTGCTCTTTCCACTACTAACGTTAGCGTAGTTGATCCTCAAGTCAGGAGAAAAATAATAGCTATAtgtttcaacctctctttctacAGGCAGAAGTGTGAAATGTCGTTTCCCCAGCCCAAACCTGAGGTCCCTCAGCTCCCCCAAAACCTTCTCAGGACCATAGACTGCCAACAAGGGGCTGTAAGGGCTGTGCGATTCAATGGTGAGAACTCAAACAAACACCGATACCGTGAGGTGCATTGACTGTTGCTCTACTTGGAGCTGCTTGTGTATGTCATGAGAGGCTGTATCTACATAACGCGTTTCGGGTGTTTTTCATCCTCTCATTTTCTCTCGAcccacctctttctccctccctgtctctttctcccccaccctgtctctttctcccccacccccacccctctccctctctttctcagctGATGGTAACTACCTGCTGTCTTGCGGCAGTGACAAGTCTCTGAAGTTGTGGAGTGTAAGTCGAGGGACACTGCTGAAGACGTACAGTGGCCATGGATACGAGGTTCTAGATGCTGATGGGTCAGTGTCTGTATTATTACACAAACCTATATCAGAAAGTAAGCTGGCCCTCTTTGAAGTCTTGTAGATCGATGCATTGCGCTCTTTTTGGTTGTAAAGCCCTCTTGCATAAACTTCTGTGGTACGTTACTTAATTGTTAACCTGCAGAGGTACGAGTTACCAGAcccggtctcagggatggctTACTCTGGAGATCCCTTTAATCTCCACTGAGTTAGGTACATTTTTTAATCTGATTTGAGTTTTTGTAGTCTCCAAAACGGTGTAAAACGTGATGATTTGGTGTCTCTAcagcaggggtctccaaccttttctgTCACGAGACctgcaactcttcctggggtcccaGGTGTTCAACAGATGTGTTTTATGTCAATATACCATTTGTAAAACTACTCTCAATATTACAATTATTCAAAGAGAAACATTGAAAATTGATGTTTTGAGTCCATGTCAGTGCTTAAATCACATCTGAAGAAAAAAATTGGTCTGAAAAAAACCCAATTAATTTAAACGTTTTAGTGAAGAGGGGAATGTGTCAGTTGAGCGATGTTTCTGCTGAGACAACTGCTGCAGCACGTCATGGCAGGGTTTGCAAAACAATTGATACAAATAATCATAATATAGTTCTGTcaggtaagcctactttgcaCTTAACATTTCATTGAGAAAGTTTTGGGGGAAAGTCTTTCTGTCTACCCACAAGACGGTTATCATCATTGCTAACTGTCCTGcaaacagagtgatagacaaacGCGTGCACTAAACAGACAgcaatattgctggaaatgaATTGTCAGATATTGTGCTAAGTTTGGATTTTGAAGGCAGTGgtggctaaccaggggtgggataatgtcaCTGTGGATTTAATTTGATAGTAGCCGGGAGATTTATGTTTATGACCGTTTGCGATGgaacacatttaaaaaatgcaCGCACTTTCAGAATTGATTGGCGAGCTACTCACAGGTGGGCTGAGAGCTACTGGTAGATCTGCCTGATGGAGACCCTTGCTCTGGAGCAATACAGACAGCTGATTGAGGAACACTTTATTGAAGAATGTGTTTGGTAAAGGCCAAATTTGGGTTAAATAAAGCTGACCCTAGATCTGATTGAGTGGGAAGCACTTAACTTCACTAAGCGTTCTCTTTCAGTGTGATAGCTAGCTTATATGCAGACGCCAATGCCTGTATGTTCCCCTATATGGAGTAGGAGATATGCATTAGAAATGAGACATACTGTATAGTTGATAGATAAGAAGTagtacattttttattcattCAGTATTCTTGTTTAAGTTCCCCTATCCATCCATCTGCCTTCTGTGTCCATTACTCTCTGTCAGTCTTGCCTCTGCTGGTCATTCTCTATGTGATCAATCTACATGCTTGCTTGTGTAGTCTTCCTCTATCCATCTGCCTACTTTGTCCTTCACTGTCTCCCTGCTGCCTCTGGGCCCCTGGGGGAATATGATCTGAGGTAATGGTGTGTGTCTTACCATCGATTCCTTCCCTAGTTCCTATGACAACAGCCAGCTGTGTTCCTGCAGCTCGGACAAGACGGTGATCCTCTGGGACGTCGCCACGGGACAGGTCACCCGGAAACTCAGGGGTCACGCTGGGGTGAGAGAAAACAATACAACTATATTTTCctgtgtcacagagagagagatggagttttagaggggaggggagggggaaagaggcgGGTAGGAGAGGTCAGGTGGGTCAGAAAAAAATATAGAAAGAGATGTTTATGTTGAAGGAATAGAGACAGGAAAGAATACAACAACTAAACCTCTAACTGGAGCCGTTTATTAACATGGATATggctctggtctgtctctctgtttgcagAAAGTCAACTGTGTCCAGTTCAATGAAGAAGCTACAGTCATTTTATCTGGTGAGTTTTCTCGTTCCTCCGTCCTTCCTCAGCAAAGTGCATCTCAGTCACCTCTACAACCAGGTTTGTGGCTTCAGCATTGTCCTGCTCATCCACAACAGGACCCacctcaagtgtgtgtgtgtgtgtgtgtgtgtgtgtgtgtgtgtgtgtgtgtgtgtgtgtgtgtgtgtgtgtgtgtgtgtgtgtgtgtgtgtgtgtgtgtgtgtgtgtgtgtgtgtgtgtgtgtgactgtgtgtgtgcgtgcgtgctcgtGTCGGTCTCTAGGCTCCATAGATGGGACAGTGCGCTGCTGGGACACCAGGTCCAGAAAATTTGACCCCATCCAGATTCTGGACGAGGCTCAAGATGGTGTCAGCAGTCTGAAGGTGTCTGAACACGAGCTGCTCACTGGGTCAGTACCAAGTCTGAACCTTTCTGTTCATTTCAGTTTCATTCTTATAGAAGAGTCCTCTAAGCATCTTTTCTATCTCATGTCTATCTCCAGGTCAGTGGACGGGAGAGTGAGACGGTATGACCTGCGGATGGGCCAGCTGCATGTGGACTTCAtcaacagtcagtatctagtcTATCTAGTACCAACTAGTTGTTGTACTAACTATCACTAACTTCTGTACCTAAACCACCCTGAGTCACATTGATTTGttatgtgtttgtctctgtgttccaggccccatcacgtgtgtgtgtttcagtgcggACGGCCAGTGCACTCTGACCTCCAGCCTGGACTCCACCGTGCGTCTACTGGACAAGAGCACAGGGGAGATGCTGGGAGAGTACACAGGACACAAGATGAAGGGCTACAAGCTGGACTGCTGTCTGTCCAGTAAGGATACTCACGTCCTGAGCTGCTCTGAAGACGGACACGTGTACTGCTGGGACCTGGTAGAGGTACGAGGGATGGAGGATTTGTTCATCTGATAGATAGCTCCACTACCTATCAAAATGGAttgatttgattggttgattttgCTTACTGGATGCGTATCTGAAACGGAATAGCACAGCAGTATCTGTAAATGTCAACAGCTGCAGATTCAAGGACTTGGTATGTGTGCCTATTGGTGTTAGATTCTTTCCCTCTTTGAAcatctcttgtttctctctcagGGTTCTCTGATGCTGAAGCTGCCAGTCGGGAAGGCTGTCGTCCAATCGCTGTCTTTCCATCCCTCGGAGACCCGCCTCCTCACAGCCATGGAGGGGCGTGTCCAGGTGTGGGGGGCGGAGCCAGAGGAAACTGAAGAGGACGTGGTGGTTGTTCAACAGGAAAATGCATAGTAATCATTAGGTGGACATAACAGAAAGGAAAAGAGTCATGATATCGTCAGAACTGATGAGTtccctactgtactgaactgcCTGTTCTTGACTAAGGGTCAGAGATCGGAGTTTGGTTGAGGGAAATGGTTGTGTGGTTGAAAAGTGACGTGCCGTTGCTTCCATGGCTAAAAtatggaataaatgaatgaaagTACTGCTGATGTCCCAGCATTATcaataatgttttatttaatattcattgtaaatattttgtaaatgatgaGTCTGGAATAAGCCCTTAGTGTTCTCCAAATGAACCATAGGCTCTAATATATATTTATTAGTAGCCATGAGGGAAAATGTGATATCACTCACCAACATTGGTCATAAaacatgtagatatggttgtcTTTATTACCAGTTGTACATATGAACATGGCACATGGACAAAATAAATTAAGTAGCATCATACAGTTATCAtctcaaataaataaatcatttattTTACATAAATACCTGGCTGGTTTGCTGAGGACcttttttttcagttttactcAACAATCAACCATAGTGGTAACCACTATTCATTTAATCTATGCAGCAAAATAAGATCCATTCAACGTCATTGGTATAATAAAAAAACTCCCCCAAAGCAactttaaataaatataaatatacatacgCAAAATGAATGCATTTCTTTCTAGCAAATTCTAGCTACATCTGTAATCTCTCCTCCTGATTCTCCTTTTGTACAGCCTGAGCCTCTATGCCGCTCACATTGCATTCTGAACAGCCAATGGCCATGGCCCAAAAGTCAATGTTCAGGCCCTCCCCCTTCACGTCCAGCTCCTCCCCATTAACCCACACAGGTACACCCTGCAGCCGACAGCTTCTCCACCTTGTGCCAGCGATGGGCGTTATCCAAAAAGGCTAGATCTTCGTGGTGGGTGGGCCTGCAGCATGGTCCATTCTGCCTCAGCTCTCCATTCTGCTCGGGCAGGGCCCCCCTCAGGAGCAGGTTGGTCAGGGTCAGATCATGGTTGGAGCGGACACGGGGACAGTCTCCGCTGCAGTACTTGAAGAGGACGGTCTCGTCCGCGTCGTAGCCCAGACCCAGCTCTCGTACCTGGAGGAGGATGGAGCGGAGACGACATTGGGTTGAAGAGCGGCGGGACCGGATTGGGATGATTGGGGCTGGAGATGGGACGGAACCCCTTTGGTCTTCTACTCCGAATCCGGAACCTTCTGTGTTCTTATTGTTGTCGTTCCCTTTGTCGgattctcctcctccacctctcctctcctcctctgatgGGGAGGATGATGCTTGCCCTCGCTGCTCTGAAAGAtggtgataaagagagagggttATTAAAAAACTCATCACACCAGCTTGGACCAGATTGCATTACACTATAGACTGCAGTAGACTGATAGTCAGTGCTACCCTACAGAAAAACTTCAGAACAGAAATCACACAATATGGTCTCAAAATTTTCCAGTGACTGTGTATGCCTTGTCACTCAAGTCCCAGTGTCAAACATCATCCTGATGTAAACCAATCTCAAAGTACACAACAATATCTAGATACATATAACCCAGTACAAAACtgaagaaaataggaaaaaattcTATCCTGTCCCATCTCCAATGTCGAAGGTCGTGAGTCGTGACCCCCATCCATCCTTACCGAGTAGTGAGCGCAGCcagtgtccctctcctctctggacACAGAACAGCAGAACAACCAGCTTCAGTAGAGACCTCatatctcccctcttctcttatgttgatccctcttcctctctaagtAAACGATTGAACAGTGGATGAGTGTCTACGAGTGATGCTGAGATGCAACAGAGTCCCAACCTCCATTATATATCCCTCTGAAAAGAAGGGGGGATGAGACAGGATGTGGGGGGGtgaaacagaggggggggggggtacactaACCCGTTCCTCGCCAAAGCGCCAAGCCCGTAGACTCACTTGAGTTTTGACGGTTAGCGGTTTGATTGTTGGATGGGTGTTTGACCAAGAAATGTGTCATATTGGGATTATATTTAACAGGTATAAATTTAGTTCTGAGGGCCCAGGTGTTTTCCGATGGATGCAAAGGTTGCTTCATGGGAAAAATGAAATCTGGAGGCTAATAACTTAAAGCTGTTTTGAAGTTGAATGGCGGGCTAGGCTGGTCAGAGGTTGAGTTGGTTGGCAATTGATGCTAGGCAGAACGCAGAACTACCACTTGAacagatgaagaaagagagagagggagcgaggggggGGGTGTAATATTAACAAAAGACCTGGGGGATTGACACTGACTTGAGGACATAGAAAAATAGACAGTTAAGTAAAAAGTCCACCAGGTCAATGTTCAAATGAGACAGAAAGCGAAGAATGCATTTCTGTCTCTTTCGGGTCAGTAAAGAAAGAGTTGAAATAAAAGAGGGAAGGGATGGTCGTAATTAAAAAAGAGAAGAAGGAAAAAAACAGGACTGgagatattttaatggacattcCGAGACTGGCGACTGACATTCCCAGATCTTCAGTAACTTCTTCCATAAATTCAGGGATTTGGTTGGAAATGTGGGCTTGTCAGGTCACATTATCAGaccaaatcatttcaaatactttagctgggcttgattgagATTGCCAATGGAATAGCCCCATAACCCTGCCCATCTggccctctaacacacacacacacacacacacacacacacacacacacacctacccatagagctctctctctctgcttgtgtgtgtgtgtgtgtgtgtgtgtgtgtgtgtgtgtgtgggtgtgtgggtgagtgagtgtgtgtcagtcagtatcTGTAACATGGAAAAACACTGGGCGCCCAAACCGTCTTTTCACAATCACAACCAAATAAGCCCATGGGCGGAAGAAAGCATGTAGTCTAGGCCTAATATGACACTGTATCAAGATGACATCAGCTATCATTCCTTCATTCCttctcttttgtgtgtgtgtgtgtgtgtgtgtgtgtgtgtccacgagGGATATTGAGAAACAGCTCACCTGCCAATAcagctctctctctgcttgtatgtgtgtgtgtgtgtgtgtgtgtgtatgtgtgtgtgtgtgtgtgtgtgtgtgtgtgtgtgtgtgtgtgtgtgtgtgtgtatgtgtgtgtgtgtgtgtgtgtgtgtgtgtgtgtgtgtgtgtgtgtgtgtcagactgcatTGATTCAGAGGGTTTATTCAGTGACCAATTCAGACAATAATCTTCCAGACTGTTAAGAGTTTTCATGAATGCTTTGATGCTGCTGACCATCATGTGATGACTGTGACACAAACCACATCTAACTGGTGACTAACCCTCCTGGTGGGAAAGGGAAGCTAATGATGTTTGAGGATATGCGTTCAAGTCTCTTGTCTAAACTCTCAATGACGTCTTTAAGCCCTCACGGACCGTATGACTGGACATTTCTCACTAGGTGAATATCCTGATCATCAACAGTGACAAGACGACT
This genomic stretch from Oncorhynchus clarkii lewisi isolate Uvic-CL-2024 chromosome 13, UVic_Ocla_1.0, whole genome shotgun sequence harbors:
- the LOC139423765 gene encoding WD repeat domain-containing protein 83-like — encoded protein: MSFPQPKPEVPQLPQNLLRTIDCQQGAVRAVRFNADGNYLLSCGSDKSLKLWSVSRGTLLKTYSGHGYEVLDADGSYDNSQLCSCSSDKTVILWDVATGQVTRKLRGHAGKVNCVQFNEEATVILSGSIDGTVRCWDTRSRKFDPIQILDEAQDGVSSLKVSEHELLTGSVDGRVRRYDLRMGQLHVDFINSPITCVCFSADGQCTLTSSLDSTVRLLDKSTGEMLGEYTGHKMKGYKLDCCLSSKDTHVLSCSEDGHVYCWDLVEGSLMLKLPVGKAVVQSLSFHPSETRLLTAMEGRVQVWGAEPEETEEDVVVVQQENA
- the LOC139423764 gene encoding PAT complex subunit Asterix, with translation MTANNMSGPQRVNKIIRYKPPSTEANPTLEDPTPDYMNLLGMIFSMCGLMLKLKWCAWIAVYCSFISFANSRSSEDTKQMMSSFMLSISAVVMSYLQNPQPMSPPW